One window from the genome of Gammaproteobacteria bacterium encodes:
- a CDS encoding exported hypothetical protein (Evidence 5 : Unknown function): protein MKLKIGILFFIVFFTAAAAETINVSGTWSSFLVGDIELEQTENRIVGHYQYVNDDGLVKDGEIDGTIIGKKIHAKWLEYPTRGRGRVGEEVNGDLEWTISDDGQRLIGWYRENGERDAGEEEKHEWNLER, encoded by the coding sequence ATGAAATTAAAAATCGGCATCCTATTTTTTATTGTTTTTTTTACGGCAGCCGCAGCCGAAACCATTAATGTTAGCGGAACATGGTCATCGTTTCTTGTTGGTGATATTGAACTGGAACAAACCGAAAATCGAATTGTTGGTCATTATCAATATGTTAATGATGATGGCCTCGTCAAGGATGGAGAAATTGACGGCACAATCATCGGAAAAAAAATTCATGCCAAATGGTTGGAGTATCCGACCAGGGGCAGAGGTCGCGTCGGAGAAGAAGTTAACGGGGATCTCGAATGGACAATAAGTGATGACGGCCAGCGGCTCATCGGCTGGTATCGTGAAAATGGTGAACGCGACGCTGGCGAAGAAGAAAAGCATGAATGGAATCTTGAACGATAA
- a CDS encoding conserved hypothetical protein (Evidence 4 : Unknown function but conserved in other organisms), whose protein sequence is MAYSDYTSLQKLQHELGITHQRCILFPKIPLITPSEKLKEDLEEAKNYSLLTEKAKSEFLITPILKEIRRTYSNKIGVFSGVNLEVQSLGLNGFCDFILTLEPNTIELMAPIFCLVEAKNRTLEEGFGQCAAEMHAACVFNQENQTPLNFTHLNFMYGCVTNSYEWNFMRLENKRLQIDGTRFFLSEIATILGIFGIILKCYESS, encoded by the coding sequence ATGGCCTATTCAGATTATACCTCATTACAAAAACTGCAACATGAGCTAGGGATTACTCACCAGCGATGTATTTTATTTCCTAAAATACCGCTAATCACTCCTTCGGAAAAATTGAAGGAAGATCTGGAAGAGGCAAAAAATTATAGCTTACTCACGGAAAAAGCAAAATCAGAATTTTTAATTACACCTATATTAAAAGAAATTCGCCGAACGTACTCCAATAAAATTGGAGTTTTTTCAGGAGTAAATTTGGAAGTTCAAAGTCTCGGATTAAATGGTTTTTGTGATTTCATTTTAACTCTTGAACCAAATACCATTGAGCTAATGGCACCTATTTTTTGTCTGGTAGAAGCCAAGAATCGTACACTGGAAGAAGGTTTTGGCCAATGCGCAGCAGAAATGCACGCAGCGTGCGTGTTTAATCAGGAAAATCAAACACCGTTGAATTTTACTCATTTAAATTTCATGTATGGTTGTGTTACCAATAGCTATGAATGGAATTTTATGCGCTTGGAAAATAAACGTTTACAAATAGATGGCACACGCTTTTTTCTAAGTGAAATCGCCACGATTCTGGGTATTTTTGGAATTATTCTAAAATGTTATGAATCATCTTGA